Genomic DNA from bacterium:
TCGTTCCGTACCGAACGGAACATAATCATCGACGGCGATCTCGGTGAATGGGAAAAGAAGGACAGCATCACATTCACCAACAACGACAATATCATTACCGCTTATTCCCTGTGGGATAAGGAAAAGCTGTATTTCGGCATCATCATCGGGGGACGAAGCGCCATAAGTCATTTCGGTCCGGGATGCGAAAACCCCGTGGAAATGACGTTTGAGGATGAGATAGAGATATTCCTGGATCCCGATCACGATCATTCCCCGATATGCAGCGAAAATGTCCGTCACTTTCTCATTTCTGCGGCAGGAATGATTCTGGAACGGCGATATCATATAAGTGATACCTACACGACCACGGTGAACATAAAACCGGATGTCGAGCTCAAAGTGACCGTAAACGGAACATTGAACGATGACAGCGATATCGATAAAAATTACACAGTGGAGCTTGCGATCCCCTGGAATGACCTCGGCGGCAAACCCCGGGCGGGATTCAGCATGGGTCTTGAGTTGTGGAACAACGACAAGGATTACGTGAACGGAAGCTGGACATGCGGAGGATGGACGGTTACCGCCGCAAACCTTCAGAATCCCAGCGAATGGGGAAGCCTGGTGTTTGTGGACGATCTGCATCCGTACGCATGGCTGATATACGTACTGGTCGCAGCGGCATTTTGCGGTGTCTCGGGGTACGGTGTATTCACGATAAAGAAAAAGTACCGGCAAAAAGAATACCGTGAGCCGGTCATCGAAAGCGAGTTTGTCATAAAAGCCAGGCGATATATCGATGAACATTACGGCGAAGAAACGCTTTCCCGCGAGGATATTGCAGGTCATGTCGGTCTGGCTCCCTCGTATTTCGGCAAGCAGTTCAAAAAAGAAACGGGGTACAATTTATCCGATTATCTCACCAATGTCAGAATAGAGAAATCGAAGGAACTTCTCTCGAACACACGCAGGAAAATCTCCGAAATCGCCTTCGATGTGGGATTCAACAGCCAGTCCTATTTTGCCTATATGTTTAAAAAGAAAATCCGCATGTCGCCCAAAGAATACCGTTTACGCACCCGCAAAGAGGGCTGATTTCTCAATAATTATAAAATTTCGCTCAATATTTATAAATATTCGTTCTTCGTCTGATAGTAATTTTTATCATTTTTGTGTTAATTATACGTGCAATCGTGGTACGTTCATTGCCGCTTCTCAATGCGGATGAGGATGTAACTTCTATAAAGGGTTCTATGCGGCATAGTTCTGTACTCTGATTGCCTTACCATCCTCAAAAAAAGGTCTTCCCCCTTTTTTTAAAAGAGGAGCGAGAAGACCCGGACTCAAATCCGGGTCTTTTTTTTATTTTCGGCTGT
This window encodes:
- a CDS encoding helix-turn-helix domain-containing protein, encoding MTMKKHCRNKKIFPFLIILSLSARIVSASIPDTIPPEFKWTSPQPFSVITTNTIRLSVDAHDSDNGSGIAKAVFYAGYIDRNDRMVPKHPIGEVTNPPYEYMWNCSEIPDQNLRNLQLFCEVYDRAGNVAYKASDAYENSGPAVVLDRNPRINDSMLFSFRTERNIIIDGDLGEWEKKDSITFTNNDNIITAYSLWDKEKLYFGIIIGGRSAISHFGPGCENPVEMTFEDEIEIFLDPDHDHSPICSENVRHFLISAAGMILERRYHISDTYTTTVNIKPDVELKVTVNGTLNDDSDIDKNYTVELAIPWNDLGGKPRAGFSMGLELWNNDKDYVNGSWTCGGWTVTAANLQNPSEWGSLVFVDDLHPYAWLIYVLVAAAFCGVSGYGVFTIKKKYRQKEYREPVIESEFVIKARRYIDEHYGEETLSREDIAGHVGLAPSYFGKQFKKETGYNLSDYLTNVRIEKSKELLSNTRRKISEIAFDVGFNSQSYFAYMFKKKIRMSPKEYRLRTRKEG